In Acipenser ruthenus chromosome 58, fAciRut3.2 maternal haplotype, whole genome shotgun sequence, a genomic segment contains:
- the LOC131724916 gene encoding zinc finger protein 345-like codes for MMEPVHIKEESPELESVHIKEESPVLESLHIKEECPVLESLHIKEESPVLESLHIKEESPVLESVHIKQESPVLESVHIKQESPVLESVHVKEESPVLESVHIKQESPVLESVHIKQESPALESVHIKEESLDLESVHIKEESPVLESVHIKEESPVLESVHIKEESPELESVHIKRVILNSKPLSSLQDSLTCGDCGKRFSLSYSLKRHQKIHTGGKPHHCNDCGKSFRLSRRFQIHQRIHTGEKPYTCADCGKSFVQSQSLKRHQQIHTGEKPHVFADCGKSFIDSQSLKLHQQIHSGDKPLVCADCGKSFKYSQSLKLHQQIHTGEKPHVCADCGKSFNQSGYLTKHRRIHILVKPYVCANCGKSFSHSSTLKRHQQIHTGENQYVCADCGKSFSESSTLQRHQRIHTGDKPYVCTDCGKSFNQSGYLTRHRRTHKGEKPYVCAECGKSFTQLHTLKLHQRIHTGEKPDVCAECGKSFNKLSILKRHQRTHTREKPYVCADCGKSYRDLQNLKLHQRIHTGEKLHPCSRCGKSFSQLAYLKTHQLIHTGEKPHRCNDCGKSFRHSGNLKMHQRIHTGEKQHVCADCGKSFRMLQTLKLHRRIHTGEKPHHCNDCGKSFRWMYSLTMHQLFHTGENPYHCFHCGKSFNASSSLKRHKCKL; via the coding sequence ATgatggagcctgtccatattaaagaggagagtcctgaactagaatcagtccatattaaagaggagagtcctgtactagaatcactccatattaaagaggagtgtcctgtactagaatcactccatattaaagaggagagtcctgtactagaatcactccatattaaagaggagagtcctgtactagaatcagtccatattaagcaggagagtcctgtactagaatcagtccatattaaacaggagagtcctgtactagaatcagtccatgttaaagaggagagtcctgtactagaatcagtccatattaaacaggagagtcctgtactagaatcagtccatattaaacaggagagtcctgcactagaatcagtccatattaaagaggagagtcttgacctagaatcagtccatattaaagaggagagtcctgtactagaatcagtccatattaaagaggagagtcctgtactagaatcagtccatattaaagaggagagtcctgaactagaatcagtccatattaaaaggGTTATTCTCAATTCTAAACCCTTAAGCAGCTTGCAGGACTCTCTTACCTGtggtgactgtgggaagaggttcagtctgTCATACTCTTTGAAAAGACACCAGAAAATCCACACAGGAGGGAAGCCACatcactgtaatgactgtgggaagagtttcagactgTCAAGGAGATTTCaaatacaccagcgaatccacactggagagaaaccatatacctgtgctgactgtgggaagagtttcgtACAGTCACAAAGCCTGAAACGTCACCAacaaatccacactggagagaaaccacatgtctttgctgactgtgggaagagtttcatagACTCACAAAGCCTGAAACTTCACCAACAAATCCACAGTGGCGATAAACCacttgtctgtgctgactgtgggaagagtttcaaataCTCACAAAGCCTGAAACTTCACCAACAAATCCACACTGGAGAAaaaccacatgtctgtgctgactgtgggaagagtttcaatcagtcaggCTATTTGACAAAACACCGGCGAATTCATATTTTAGtgaaaccatatgtctgtgctaactgtgggaagagtttcagtcattcaagcacattgaaaagacaccagcaaatccacactggagagaatcaatatgtctgtgctgactgtgggaagagtttcagtgagTCAAGCACATTGCAAAGACACCaacgaatccacacaggagacaAACCATATGTTtgtactgactgtgggaagagtttcaatcagtcaggCTATTTGACAAGACACCGGCGAACccacaaaggagagaaaccatatgtctgtgctgaGTGTGGTAAAAGTTTCACTCAGTTACACaccctgaaacttcaccagcgaatccacacaggagagaaaccagaTGTCTGTGCTGAGTGTGGTAAAAGTTTCAATAAGTTAAGCAttttgaaaagacaccagcgaaccCACACAagagagaaaccatatgtctgtgctgactgtgggaagagttacagagatttacaaaacctgaaacttcaccagagaattcacacaggagaaaaactgCATCCATGTAGTagatgtgggaagagtttcagtcagttagcatATCTTAAAACCCACCagttaattcacacaggagagaagccacatcgctgtaatgactgtgggaagagtttcagacactCAGGCAACTTAAAAATGCACcaacgaatccacactggagagaaacaacatgtctgtgctgattgtgggaagagtttcaggatGTTACAAACCTTGAAACTTCACCggcgaatccacacaggagagaaaccacatcactgtaatgactgtggaaagagtttcagatgGATGTACAGCTTGACAATGCACCAGCtattccacacaggagagaatccTTATCACTGCTTTCACTGTGGGAAGTCTTTTAATGCTTCCAGTTctcttaaaagacacaaatgcaagttgtga